From the genome of Numida meleagris isolate 19003 breed g44 Domestic line unplaced genomic scaffold, NumMel1.0 unplaced_Scaffold1413, whole genome shotgun sequence:
CAGGGCACCACTGGGGTCAGGTTGGTGATGGGGTCTGTACTGCATCTTACTGCCTTCatgctgatgctgcagcaggcCAATCCTGGATCTGTGTGTTTTTGAGGGGTTGAGAGAGGAGTGCAGGGTTTTCCTGGAGGGTTTATCACCCCTCTCACATTTTCAGACTCACAATTAGAGATTACAGCCAAAGTGCGGCTGGTGGATGGTCCTCACCGCTGTGCCGGGAGGTTGGAGGTGTTTCAGAACAACAGATGGGGGACCGTGTGCGGCAACGGCTGGGACATGAATGACGCCATAGTGGTGTGTcggcagctgggctgtggcatTGCTCTCTCGGCTCCTGTCCAGGCTCACTTTGGCCAAGGGTCAGATCCCATCTGGATGAACAGAGTGTCCTGCATCGGGACAGAAAGTTCCATTTCAGAATGCCTGTCGTCTTCATGGGGAATCCAACTGTGCACCCACATGGATGACGCTGGCGTGGAATGCTCAGGTGAGCAAAGGATTCCCCATCGCTGGAGGCAGGTTGATATGGGACATGCCTAGGCAGGGCTAGAGTAGGATGGTGCAAGAAGGGTACAGTTCTGTGACACTGagattttttccattctgatacCCATAATAATGTAAATAATGTAAAGAGAGAGTGTCTTAGAGTGAAATCCCTCTCTAAGTGGTCCTTGCACACCCTACAAGGCAGCAGGATCTCAAGGgacactgaatcacagaatcacacagaatggttgaggttgggaTAGACCTCTGGAGGTTCTCTAGTCCGACGAGACCACTCAAGTAGATCCACTCGGAGCAGGTTGCCCATGTTCAGGAGGcttttcatggaatcatagaatcatagaatggctggagttggaagggaccttatagaccatccagttccaaccctctaCTGTGGgtagggttgccacccactaatcaggttgcccagggtcccatACAACCTGGCCTTTAACTTCTcaagggatggagcatccacaaacactctgggcaacctgctcaGTTACGTGGATGGTTCCAAAGGATCATCTTTTAAACATGGAGGTGTCTGCATGCTACAAACAGGTGGACACATCGCTCCTGCAGATGCGGAGGCAGATGGTGGTCAAACCCTCCCTCGGATGTCTTTCCCCACCTCAGTAGTGCTGACGCATGGTCTCCCCACCACATTTTGCAGTGTTGTCAGAAGACACATCAACTCTTCGCCTGGTGAATGGCCCGCATCGCTGTTCTGGTAGAGTCGAAGTGTTTCACAACCAGCAGTGGGGAACTGTTTGCGATGATGGCTGGGACATGTACGACGCCATGGTGGTGTGCAGACAGTTGGGCTGCGGTGAAGCGCTGTCA
Proteins encoded in this window:
- the LOC110390593 gene encoding scavenger receptor cysteine-rich domain-containing group B protein-like gives rise to the protein DALHQCRARPWGLNNCNHREDAGVVCSDSQLEITAKVRLVDGPHRCAGRLEVFQNNRWGTVCGNGWDMNDAIVVCRQLGCGIALSAPVQAHFGQGSDPIWMNRVSCIGTESSISECLSSSWGIQLCTHMDDAGVECSVLSEDTSTLRLVNGPHRCSGRVEVFHNQQWGTVCDDGWDMYDAMVVCRQLGCGEALSATTQASFGRGVDPIWLDRVACTGRENALTQCRARPWGVNGCTHQEDAGVVCSDKNITSEAAQIRLVNGPSRCAGRVEVLHGGQWGTVCDDGWNIQAATVVCRQLNCGGAESAPSGA